Proteins from one Mycolicibacter virginiensis genomic window:
- a CDS encoding acetyl-CoA acetyltransferase produces the protein MPVDPRTPVLIGYGQVNHRDDTDAIEPVDLMATAARHAAHDRVLRAVDSIRVVNLLSARYRDPGALLGQRIGAQRPATRYSPVGGNVPQSLVNQACRDIRDGRAGVVLVAGGETWRTRTRLRRAGGKLVWTQQDDSVPIAQCEGEDVPMVGPAEERIGLDRPAYVYPLFEQALRIAAGEKVEDHRRRIGELWSRFNAVAVDNPHAWIRNPVAAEEIWQPSPKNRMISWPYTKLMNSNNMVDQAAALVLTSVQTATELRIPTENWIFPQAGADAHDTYAIANRAELHRSPAIRIAGARALELAGAAGIGEIDYVDLYSCFPSAVQVAAAELGLPIDDPDRPLTVTGGLTFAGGPWNNYVMHSIATLAELLVANPGRRGLITANGGYLTKHSFGVYGTQPPPEGFRWEDVQPEVDAQATRPSVVQWQGIGAVESWTTPFDRDGRPLQAFLAVRTPDGSRTLAVVRDPDAAEATVREDIAGAAVDVHEDGTATLR, from the coding sequence ATGCCTGTCGACCCCCGGACACCGGTGCTGATCGGCTACGGCCAGGTCAACCACCGCGACGACACCGACGCGATAGAACCCGTCGATCTCATGGCGACCGCGGCACGCCATGCCGCTCACGACCGGGTGCTGCGCGCGGTCGACTCGATTCGGGTGGTGAACCTGCTTTCCGCGCGTTACCGCGATCCAGGCGCACTGCTCGGACAACGGATCGGGGCGCAGCGCCCCGCCACCCGGTACAGCCCGGTGGGCGGCAACGTGCCGCAGTCCCTGGTGAATCAAGCCTGCCGGGATATTCGCGACGGCCGCGCCGGTGTCGTGCTGGTGGCAGGCGGCGAGACGTGGCGCACCCGAACCAGGCTGCGGCGTGCCGGCGGGAAACTGGTGTGGACGCAGCAGGACGACTCTGTCCCGATAGCCCAGTGTGAGGGCGAGGACGTTCCGATGGTCGGCCCGGCCGAAGAGCGCATCGGGTTGGACAGGCCCGCCTACGTCTACCCGTTGTTCGAACAGGCGTTGCGGATCGCCGCGGGGGAGAAGGTCGAAGACCACCGTCGGCGCATCGGTGAACTGTGGTCTCGATTCAATGCGGTCGCCGTCGACAACCCGCACGCCTGGATCCGGAACCCCGTGGCCGCGGAGGAGATCTGGCAGCCGAGTCCGAAGAACCGGATGATCAGCTGGCCCTACACCAAGTTGATGAACTCCAACAACATGGTCGATCAGGCGGCCGCGCTGGTGCTCACCTCGGTTCAGACCGCCACCGAGTTGCGGATCCCCACCGAGAACTGGATTTTCCCGCAGGCCGGTGCCGACGCCCACGACACCTATGCCATTGCCAATCGCGCCGAACTGCACCGATCGCCGGCGATCCGGATCGCGGGGGCCCGGGCATTGGAGTTGGCCGGGGCCGCCGGAATCGGCGAGATCGATTACGTCGACCTGTACTCGTGCTTCCCGTCTGCGGTGCAGGTCGCGGCGGCCGAACTCGGGCTGCCCATCGACGATCCCGACCGGCCGCTCACCGTGACCGGCGGGCTCACCTTCGCCGGTGGTCCGTGGAACAACTACGTCATGCATTCTATCGCCACCCTGGCCGAACTGCTGGTGGCTAATCCCGGGCGGCGCGGGCTGATCACCGCCAACGGCGGCTACCTGACCAAGCACAGCTTCGGCGTGTACGGAACGCAGCCGCCGCCCGAGGGATTCCGTTGGGAGGACGTACAACCCGAGGTGGACGCGCAGGCCACCCGGCCCTCGGTGGTGCAGTGGCAGGGGATCGGTGCGGTGGAGTCCTGGACCACACCGTTCGATCGTGACGGGCGCCCGTTGCAGGCGTTCCTGGCGGTTCGCACGCCCGACGGTTCGCGGACCCTGGCGGTGGTGCGAGACCCGGATGCCGCCGAGGCGACGGTGCGCGAGGACATCGCCGGTGCCGCGGTCGACGTCCACGAAGACGGCACCGCGACGCTGCGCTAG
- a CDS encoding NAD(P)/FAD-dependent oxidoreductase encodes MSTSAAFVIVGAGLAGAKAAEALRDKDFDGTIVLIGEEHQLPYERPPLSKEFLAGKKTLEDFTVKPRSWYHEHEIDLRLGNRVVSVDPSGHNVTLADGASLGYDKLLLATGSRSRRLPIRGADAPRVHYLRTVEDASALDSVLASGDSLAVVGAGWIGMEVAAAARQRGVDVTVVESAALPLLAGLGAENAAVFADLHREHGVDLRTGATVAEITTAGGAAAGLRLGDGSQIRADAVLVAVGAQPNIELAQHAGLSTGDGGVLVDTGLRSSDPDIYAVGDIAAAQHSLFGTRIRTEHWANALKQPAVATSGMLGEAAEYTELPYFFTDQYDLGMEYVGYAPRYARVVFRGDPAGREYTSFWLDDDNRVLAGMNVNIWDGLDDIKALINAQAPVNPDRLTT; translated from the coding sequence GTGTCTACATCGGCCGCGTTCGTGATCGTCGGTGCCGGTCTGGCGGGGGCCAAGGCCGCCGAAGCCCTCCGCGACAAGGACTTCGACGGAACGATCGTGCTTATCGGGGAGGAGCACCAGCTGCCTTACGAGCGGCCGCCACTGTCCAAGGAATTCCTCGCGGGCAAGAAGACCCTCGAAGACTTCACGGTGAAACCCCGGTCCTGGTACCACGAACACGAGATCGACCTGCGGCTGGGCAACCGCGTCGTCAGTGTCGATCCGTCCGGTCACAACGTCACGCTGGCCGACGGCGCCAGCCTCGGCTACGACAAGCTCCTGTTGGCGACGGGGTCACGGTCGCGGCGGCTACCGATCCGGGGAGCCGACGCCCCCCGCGTGCACTATCTGCGGACTGTCGAGGACGCCTCGGCGCTGGATTCGGTGCTGGCGAGCGGTGATTCGCTGGCGGTGGTGGGTGCGGGCTGGATCGGTATGGAGGTGGCCGCCGCCGCACGCCAGCGCGGCGTCGACGTCACCGTGGTCGAAAGTGCCGCGCTGCCGCTGCTGGCCGGCCTCGGCGCGGAGAACGCCGCGGTCTTCGCCGACCTGCACCGCGAGCACGGTGTGGACCTGCGTACCGGGGCGACGGTCGCCGAGATCACCACTGCCGGCGGTGCCGCCGCCGGGCTGCGACTGGGCGACGGCTCGCAGATCCGCGCGGACGCGGTGCTCGTCGCGGTCGGCGCCCAGCCCAACATCGAATTGGCCCAGCACGCCGGCCTATCCACCGGTGACGGCGGAGTGCTCGTGGACACCGGGCTGCGTAGCAGCGACCCCGACATCTATGCCGTCGGCGACATCGCGGCCGCGCAGCATTCGTTGTTCGGCACCCGAATCCGCACCGAGCACTGGGCCAACGCCCTCAAACAACCGGCGGTCGCTACGTCCGGCATGCTCGGCGAAGCCGCCGAATACACCGAGCTGCCCTACTTTTTCACCGACCAATACGACCTCGGGATGGAGTATGTCGGCTACGCGCCGCGCTACGCCCGCGTGGTGTTTCGCGGTGATCCCGCAGGCCGCGAATACACCAGCTTCTGGCTCGATGACGACAACCGGGTGCTGGCCGGGATGAACGTCAACATCTGGGACGGGCTCGACGACATCAAGGCGCTGATCAACGCCCAAGCGCCCGTCAATCCGGACCGGCTGACCACCTAG
- a CDS encoding endonuclease has protein sequence MIAHKELVRRLLRRAGTTYAQEAGIRLRNQPMPLFQLLMLCMLASKPIDSSIAARAARELFKCGLRTPHKVLEADRQTLIDAMGRAHYRRYDESSATMLVELAEAVQSDYGGDLRLLAERSGRDIAAAAEALTSFKGIGDVGASIFLREVQDVWPWARSTFDDRALDAARDLGLPSDAKQLGALSQGRNAELAAALVRYSADAGVRERLTE, from the coding sequence GTGATTGCCCACAAGGAACTGGTACGCCGACTGCTGCGGCGTGCGGGTACGACCTATGCCCAAGAGGCCGGAATCCGGTTGCGCAACCAACCCATGCCGCTGTTCCAGTTGTTGATGCTGTGCATGCTGGCCAGCAAGCCCATCGACTCCAGCATCGCGGCCCGCGCCGCCCGCGAGCTGTTCAAGTGCGGGTTGCGCACGCCGCACAAGGTGCTCGAAGCCGATCGACAAACGCTGATCGATGCGATGGGCCGGGCGCACTACCGCCGCTACGACGAGAGCTCAGCCACCATGCTGGTCGAATTGGCCGAGGCGGTGCAGTCGGACTATGGCGGTGATCTCCGGCTGCTGGCGGAACGCAGCGGACGCGATATCGCGGCGGCCGCCGAGGCACTGACGTCCTTCAAGGGAATCGGTGATGTGGGTGCGAGCATCTTTCTCCGTGAGGTCCAGGACGTCTGGCCCTGGGCCCGCTCCACGTTCGACGACCGCGCCCTGGATGCCGCGCGCGATCTCGGCTTGCCCAGTGACGCGAAACAACTCGGCGCACTGTCGCAGGGACGCAATGCCGAACTGGCTGCAGCCCTGGTGCGCTACTCCGCCGATGCCGGTGTCCGCGAGCGTCTGACCGAATGA
- a CDS encoding NAD-binding protein produces the protein MTGRAAEPSAPAKPGREAPPPETLQHKVLTGLTDPHWYWLLIPAGIVAFALGFWGYGSYQGGEHSYSDAVYGAVKLFFLHAAPQPENHVGPALDIARFLAPVVAGWAALIALVSMFRDRVQQLLIPFKHGHVVVCGLGYAGFEFVRELRAAGYRAVVIESDEANPRIKTCRNWGFPVVIGDAQLSATLESAGVRRAARLLAVTSDSVANTEIVTLARRLADDSKSSRRIFGRSSKDHLRCLARIEDPGLCVLLRLAEFNRGDDRLAVDFFNIDTVGARLLLAEHPVTIVQRPHIAVAHLDGVGSGLVFQAARQWHEERVDDQPLRVTVIDDQAAAKVAKLVSNHPALEEVCEFHCSPASVRDIDRVAQDTDWPVTQAYVTGYHDERNVESALNLRRALDNAVPVVTTISRAYGVADLLEEQALGGSGVTVFRTLQETCTVELVEGGSLEAVAHEIHRRYCLMQPAGAPAPPPWPELADALKDSSRAQARHIGVKLRSIGCVIAPLRNWHARDFQFTDDEMDKLGTMEHDRWMQEKLDAGWTLGDEDPVLKKDPHLVPMEQLPPEVAEVDRIFVRAIPEMLAAVGLEIIDVAQTAPRYPARSLSH, from the coding sequence ATGACCGGTCGTGCGGCCGAACCGAGTGCTCCGGCCAAGCCCGGGCGCGAAGCCCCGCCGCCGGAGACCCTGCAGCACAAGGTGCTGACCGGACTGACTGATCCACACTGGTACTGGCTGCTGATCCCGGCGGGGATCGTTGCCTTCGCGCTGGGGTTCTGGGGCTACGGCTCCTATCAGGGCGGCGAGCATTCGTACTCCGACGCGGTCTATGGCGCGGTCAAGTTGTTCTTCCTGCACGCGGCTCCGCAACCGGAGAACCATGTCGGCCCGGCCCTGGACATCGCACGCTTCCTGGCACCGGTGGTAGCCGGCTGGGCGGCGCTCATAGCACTGGTGTCGATGTTTCGGGACCGGGTGCAGCAACTGCTTATCCCGTTCAAGCACGGGCATGTGGTGGTCTGCGGTCTGGGCTACGCCGGGTTTGAGTTCGTCCGCGAGCTCCGTGCCGCGGGATACCGGGCCGTTGTGATCGAGTCCGACGAGGCCAACCCTCGAATCAAGACTTGCCGCAACTGGGGATTCCCGGTCGTCATCGGAGATGCCCAGCTCAGCGCGACCCTTGAATCAGCGGGAGTACGGCGCGCAGCCCGGCTGCTCGCGGTGACTTCAGACAGCGTTGCCAACACCGAAATCGTCACGCTGGCACGCCGTCTGGCCGATGACTCCAAGAGTTCACGCAGGATCTTCGGGCGCTCGAGCAAAGACCACTTGCGCTGCCTGGCGCGCATTGAGGACCCCGGGTTGTGCGTGCTGTTACGACTCGCGGAGTTCAATCGCGGCGATGACCGGTTGGCCGTCGACTTCTTCAACATCGACACCGTCGGCGCTCGGCTGCTGCTAGCCGAACATCCGGTGACGATCGTGCAGCGTCCCCACATCGCCGTCGCCCACCTTGACGGTGTCGGATCGGGTTTGGTGTTTCAGGCAGCCCGCCAATGGCACGAAGAACGCGTGGACGACCAACCACTGCGGGTGACCGTGATCGACGACCAGGCCGCGGCCAAGGTGGCCAAGCTGGTGTCCAACCACCCCGCCCTCGAGGAAGTCTGCGAATTCCACTGCTCGCCCGCCTCGGTACGCGACATCGATCGGGTGGCGCAGGACACCGACTGGCCGGTTACCCAGGCCTATGTGACCGGTTATCACGACGAACGCAACGTCGAGTCGGCGTTGAACCTGCGCCGCGCGCTCGACAACGCGGTGCCGGTGGTCACGACAATCTCACGCGCCTACGGTGTGGCCGACCTGCTCGAGGAGCAGGCGCTCGGCGGCTCCGGTGTCACGGTCTTCCGGACCCTGCAGGAGACCTGCACCGTTGAGCTCGTCGAGGGCGGATCACTGGAGGCCGTTGCCCACGAGATCCACCGGCGCTACTGCCTGATGCAACCCGCGGGCGCGCCGGCGCCGCCGCCCTGGCCGGAGTTGGCGGATGCGCTCAAGGACTCCAGCCGTGCCCAGGCCCGCCACATCGGGGTGAAGCTGCGCAGCATCGGCTGCGTGATCGCTCCACTGCGCAACTGGCATGCCCGCGACTTCCAGTTCACCGACGACGAGATGGACAAGCTGGGCACCATGGAGCACGACCGGTGGATGCAGGAGAAGCTCGACGCCGGCTGGACTCTGGGCGACGAGGACCCGGTGCTCAAGAAGGACCCGCACTTGGTGCCGATGGAGCAATTGCCACCCGAGGTCGCCGAGGTCGACCGGATCTTCGTGCGGGCGATCCCGGAGATGCTGGCGGCTGTCGGCCTGGAGATCATCGACGTAGCGCAGACCGCACCGAGATATCCGGCGCGCAGCCTTTCGCACTAG
- a CDS encoding sensor domain-containing protein: MLFVSYASQDRALVDPLVSVLRSADQHVWLDEELGGGEAWWQTILDRIRCCSVFVVALSNNSLRSKPCQAELAYARALQRPVLPVQIGPVDSVRVTPLAATQVIDYRMRDAAAHARLVAALQSLSRRAVPLPAQLPEEPMVPFAYLMRLSSELSGPELSYHKQGELLLELRSRLDEDCHDPTVRNDIVQLLCRLRDRPDVTVRTRADVDAVLAANDPSFTAATVGMPVAAVTGPRPVITRPAPDVARAGTDGSDRVDADPRHRGGPVKKLLLAGAAVAVAVAGALAFGLTRTPPELPTPNLAADDDVQAVMATPAMETVQADLEALKPAGSIAASEPECLGVLYPGLDSDYRDTQVQRAAWKVLEEPGGLQRAGVNGRPFVDQDIVAFAPNSGRAAAFVEQSVARWQACAGKTVTVTYPDHNTYTWTIGDTVGGAPRISQTYTLGSEAYSCQRVLNAVADTVIDVKACGAHITDEADALNDVIAALVTRAPAF, translated from the coding sequence ATGCTGTTTGTCAGTTACGCCAGCCAGGATCGCGCGTTGGTCGATCCGCTGGTTTCCGTCCTGCGCAGCGCCGACCAGCACGTGTGGCTGGACGAAGAACTGGGCGGTGGCGAGGCGTGGTGGCAGACAATCCTGGACCGGATCCGGTGTTGCTCGGTGTTCGTCGTCGCGTTGTCCAACAACTCATTGCGGTCCAAGCCTTGTCAGGCGGAGTTGGCCTATGCGCGGGCGCTGCAACGCCCGGTTCTGCCGGTGCAGATCGGCCCGGTCGACAGTGTGCGTGTCACCCCACTGGCCGCGACCCAGGTCATCGACTACCGGATGCGTGACGCCGCCGCCCACGCTCGATTGGTCGCCGCCCTGCAGAGCCTGTCGCGCCGTGCCGTACCGCTGCCTGCACAGTTGCCGGAGGAACCAATGGTGCCCTTCGCCTACCTGATGCGGCTTTCCTCGGAGCTGTCGGGACCCGAGCTGAGCTACCACAAGCAGGGCGAACTCCTCTTGGAGCTTCGGTCGCGGCTCGACGAGGACTGTCACGATCCCACCGTCCGCAATGACATCGTCCAGCTCCTGTGCCGGTTGCGTGACCGGCCGGACGTCACCGTGCGAACCCGAGCCGACGTCGACGCGGTTCTGGCCGCTAACGACCCGAGCTTCACTGCCGCTACCGTCGGCATGCCGGTCGCCGCGGTAACCGGGCCGCGGCCCGTGATCACCCGCCCGGCGCCCGACGTAGCGCGGGCCGGTACGGACGGTTCGGATCGCGTTGACGCCGACCCGCGGCATCGGGGTGGACCGGTGAAGAAGCTGCTGCTCGCCGGCGCCGCCGTGGCGGTGGCGGTGGCCGGTGCGCTGGCATTCGGACTCACCCGCACGCCACCCGAGTTGCCGACACCGAACCTGGCCGCTGACGATGACGTACAGGCCGTAATGGCAACCCCCGCAATGGAGACCGTGCAGGCCGACCTCGAAGCGCTCAAGCCGGCCGGATCAATAGCGGCGTCAGAGCCGGAATGCCTGGGTGTTCTGTACCCGGGCTTGGACTCGGATTACCGGGACACTCAGGTCCAGCGGGCGGCGTGGAAGGTGCTGGAAGAACCGGGCGGCCTGCAACGGGCCGGCGTCAACGGCCGGCCTTTCGTGGACCAGGACATTGTGGCCTTCGCCCCGAACTCCGGGCGGGCTGCGGCTTTCGTCGAGCAGTCGGTGGCGCGGTGGCAGGCCTGTGCGGGCAAGACGGTCACCGTGACCTATCCCGACCACAACACCTACACCTGGACTATCGGGGACACCGTCGGTGGCGCACCGCGGATCTCGCAGACCTACACCCTGGGCTCCGAGGCATACAGCTGCCAGCGGGTGCTCAATGCGGTAGCTGACACGGTGATCGACGTCAAAGCCTGCGGCGCGCACATCACCGACGAGGCGGATGCGCTCAACGACGTGATCGCCGCGCTGGTGACGCGGGCTCCCGCGTTCTGA